One genomic window of Nitrosomonas sp. Is35 includes the following:
- a CDS encoding OprO/OprP family phosphate-selective porin, whose product MARKQRLKSAIKLCNLVVLTHLGIASCHAVNFIYKGGPRIKSDNGNFEIGLNGRGHFDVHSLYPDQANPDYPAFGSQLLSGNDRDGFNWRRTYATITGKIYGVSFKFENDFAVNATTAFPHSLREAWVAAKLGPGQLTVGQFKPYRGLEEITSSNEITLMERPSTSSTGIYSGRQFLSGIGYRGMVKDNLGFGMYVMSLSHFGLPLEGISYGGRAVWLPVDKEGHIVHLGLSASRDTANKDSLQARAVDIYGGRQGISQSLGIAGASPGAPSHNSQSTFAAEAAYSAGPFTLQSEYAITRLDNTHQVNSSTKDSTVQAFYVQASWFVTGEHAVYRKDRGAFGKPQPGGKWGALELAGRYDLAENFSQSLSANPCRSGTSKCQVEVITLGLNWYPYPNTRFMFNYYLTEAMRGNAGIGTAARTDHLSVFSFRTQISF is encoded by the coding sequence TTGGCACGTAAACAACGCCTGAAAAGCGCGATCAAACTCTGTAATCTCGTAGTACTGACCCATTTAGGCATTGCCTCTTGCCATGCGGTTAACTTCATCTACAAGGGCGGTCCCAGGATCAAGAGCGATAACGGCAATTTCGAAATTGGACTGAACGGCCGCGGGCACTTCGATGTGCACTCGCTCTATCCGGACCAGGCAAACCCGGATTATCCCGCCTTTGGCAGCCAGCTATTGAGCGGCAATGACCGCGACGGGTTCAACTGGCGCAGAACCTACGCCACCATCACGGGCAAAATTTACGGTGTTAGTTTTAAATTCGAGAATGATTTCGCAGTCAATGCCACCACGGCTTTTCCGCATAGCCTGCGTGAAGCTTGGGTAGCCGCCAAACTCGGTCCCGGGCAGCTGACTGTCGGGCAATTCAAGCCATACCGTGGATTGGAGGAGATCACCAGCTCCAACGAAATCACTCTCATGGAACGCCCGTCCACGTCATCCACAGGCATCTACAGCGGGCGGCAGTTTTTAAGCGGTATCGGTTATCGCGGGATGGTCAAGGATAATCTGGGTTTCGGTATGTATGTCATGAGCCTGTCGCATTTCGGTTTGCCGCTGGAAGGCATTAGCTATGGCGGGCGGGCGGTGTGGCTGCCGGTCGATAAGGAAGGTCATATTGTGCATCTCGGGCTTTCCGCCAGCCGGGACACTGCCAATAAAGACTCGCTGCAAGCTCGTGCTGTCGATATTTATGGCGGACGCCAGGGCATCAGTCAATCGCTGGGCATTGCCGGAGCCAGCCCGGGTGCGCCGAGTCACAACAGTCAATCGACTTTTGCTGCGGAGGCGGCGTATTCCGCCGGGCCGTTTACGCTGCAAAGCGAATATGCCATTACACGGCTCGATAATACGCATCAGGTAAACAGCAGCACTAAGGATTCCACTGTCCAAGCGTTCTACGTGCAGGCAAGCTGGTTTGTCACCGGGGAACATGCCGTGTATCGAAAAGACCGTGGCGCTTTCGGTAAACCCCAACCGGGCGGCAAATGGGGGGCGCTGGAATTGGCCGGGCGTTACGATCTGGCGGAAAATTTCAGTCAAAGTCTCAGCGCCAATCCGTGCCGCAGCGGCACGTCAAAATGCCAGGTTGAAGTCATTACACTGGGTTTGAATTGGTATCCCTATCCGAATACCCGCTTCATGTTCAATTACTATCTGACCGAAGCCATGCGTGGTAATGCTGGCATAGGCACCGCGGCGCGTACCGATCATCTATCGGTTTTTTCTTTCCGCACCCAAATCAGTTTCTAA
- a CDS encoding glutathione peroxidase, translating into MRILLVLLITFLMNPVYAACNSSLLDQNFRKLAGTDTVNLCESYAGKVLLVVNTASKCGYTPQYEGLEQLYEKYESKGLVVLGFPSNDFMGQEPGTETQIQDFCRLTYDVKFPMFEKTTVKKGDAHPFYVRLAELSGTYPTWNFQKYLIGRDGKLITHFTPHTKPSDPAVVSAIEQALQQ; encoded by the coding sequence ATGCGCATTTTGCTCGTTTTACTCATAACTTTTTTGATGAACCCCGTTTATGCCGCTTGCAACAGTTCGCTGTTGGATCAGAATTTCCGCAAACTGGCGGGAACCGATACGGTGAATTTGTGCGAAAGCTACGCTGGCAAAGTATTGCTCGTCGTTAACACTGCCAGTAAATGCGGTTACACGCCGCAGTACGAAGGTCTGGAGCAGCTGTACGAAAAATACGAGTCCAAAGGGCTGGTGGTTTTGGGTTTCCCGTCCAACGATTTCATGGGACAGGAACCGGGAACCGAAACGCAAATCCAGGATTTTTGCCGCCTGACCTACGATGTCAAATTCCCGATGTTTGAAAAAACGACAGTGAAGAAAGGTGACGCGCACCCTTTTTATGTGCGGCTGGCAGAGTTGTCGGGTACTTATCCAACTTGGAATTTCCAGAAATACCTGATCGGGCGTGACGGCAAACTGATCACGCATTTCACGCCGCACACCAAGCCCTCCGATCCTGCGGTAGTGTCGGCGATCGAACAGGCTTTGCAACAGTAA
- a CDS encoding PEP-CTERM sorting domain-containing protein: MADSLNGLASVNFTFAGLGGELGIDLSTEGGKISFMVITAVAEPETYAMLLASLGLMSFVSYRRKQQKAA; this comes from the coding sequence GTGGCCGATAGCCTGAATGGTCTTGCAAGCGTGAATTTCACGTTTGCCGGTTTAGGTGGTGAATTGGGTATCGATCTTAGTACCGAAGGCGGCAAAATTTCTTTCATGGTGATAACCGCGGTTGCCGAACCGGAAACTTATGCGATGCTGTTGGCCAGTTTAGGGCTGATGAGCTTTGTGTCATACCGAAGAAAACAGCAGAAAGCTGCCTGA
- a CDS encoding BrnT family toxin, whose translation MIEFEWDTNKAASNLKKHGISFEEAQSVFYDDFAVQFFDENSVSEDRFLMLGMSNEA comes from the coding sequence ATGATTGAGTTCGAGTGGGATACCAATAAGGCGGCTTCAAATCTGAAGAAACATGGAATATCTTTTGAAGAGGCGCAATCCGTCTTTTATGATGATTTTGCAGTGCAGTTTTTTGATGAGAATTCTGTTTCAGAAGATCGGTTTTTGATGCTTGGAATGAGTAACGAAGCCTGA
- a CDS encoding CopG family antitoxin, which produces MKAEYDLSKMKSRKNPYAAKLKKSVTMRLSEDVIGYFKKMADETGVPYQNLINLYLRDCVSQHRKIDITWQNKSQVS; this is translated from the coding sequence ATGAAAGCTGAATATGATTTGTCAAAAATGAAATCCCGTAAGAATCCGTACGCTGCCAAGCTTAAGAAATCCGTGACGATGCGGTTGAGCGAGGATGTCATCGGTTATTTCAAGAAAATGGCCGATGAGACGGGGGTGCCTTACCAAAATCTTATCAATTTGTACTTAAGGGATTGCGTTTCCCAGCATCGAAAAATCGATATTACCTGGCAAAATAAATCACAGGTTTCGTGA
- a CDS encoding nucleotidyltransferase domain-containing protein, which produces MMGLDTDASHRFNTNPRVRLSAREIESIHFVVHRLLGDGARIRIFGSRARLDEKGGDIDLLIETEQKLADRVLTTCRLTSQLQLQLGDQKIDVIIIDPETREQPIHQIARQTGVIL; this is translated from the coding sequence ATGATGGGACTCGATACTGACGCTTCACATCGCTTTAACACCAATCCCAGAGTCAGATTATCGGCCAGGGAAATCGAAAGCATCCACTTTGTGGTGCATCGCTTGCTGGGAGATGGTGCGCGTATTCGCATTTTTGGTTCTAGAGCGCGGTTGGATGAGAAGGGTGGAGATATCGATTTGCTGATCGAAACGGAACAGAAATTGGCTGATCGGGTTTTGACCACATGCCGGTTGACGAGTCAATTGCAGCTGCAACTCGGTGATCAGAAAATCGATGTCATCATCATTGACCCGGAGACACGGGAACAGCCAATCCATCAGATCGCGCGCCAAACCGGTGTAATCTTATGA
- the sucC gene encoding ADP-forming succinate--CoA ligase subunit beta — protein MKIHEYQAKEILRQYGVATPQGIACFSVDEAVNAAKQLGGEVWAVKAQIYAGGRGKGGGVKVARSLDEVRQRAGEILGMRLVTHQTGAEGQIVHRLFIEQGVKIEKEFYVGMVVDRRQQRVCLMASSEGGMEIEKVAAETPEKIHKVFIDPVAGLNQQQAEDIAQKIGIPAQSLPGAVSLLQGLYRAFDETDASLLEINPLALTAEKQVIALDAKMNFDDNALFRHADIVALRDLDEEDPVEIEASKHELSYIPLDGNIGCLVNGAGLAMATMDIIKLYGGNPANFLDVGGGATAEKVTEAFKLMLCNPKLQAILVNIFGGIMKCDVIAQGVVAAAREVQLTVPLVVRLEGTNVDLGKQILADSGLPIISATDMADAAQKAVNAAKSKPSSCGCQS, from the coding sequence ATGAAAATCCATGAATACCAAGCCAAGGAAATTTTACGGCAATACGGCGTTGCAACGCCGCAAGGTATTGCGTGCTTCAGTGTTGACGAAGCGGTGAATGCCGCCAAGCAATTGGGCGGCGAGGTGTGGGCGGTTAAGGCGCAGATTTATGCTGGGGGGCGCGGCAAGGGCGGCGGGGTGAAGGTGGCGCGGTCGTTGGACGAAGTGCGGCAGCGTGCCGGTGAGATATTGGGCATGCGGCTGGTGACGCATCAGACCGGCGCGGAAGGGCAAATTGTGCATCGTCTTTTTATCGAACAGGGTGTAAAGATTGAGAAAGAATTTTATGTCGGCATGGTGGTCGACCGGCGGCAGCAGCGCGTGTGTTTGATGGCGAGCTCGGAAGGCGGCATGGAGATCGAAAAAGTAGCCGCCGAAACGCCGGAGAAGATTCATAAAGTGTTTATCGATCCGGTTGCGGGGTTGAATCAGCAACAAGCCGAGGACATCGCGCAAAAAATTGGCATTCCGGCACAGAGTTTGCCGGGTGCTGTGTCTTTGCTGCAAGGATTGTACCGGGCGTTTGATGAAACCGATGCATCGTTGCTGGAGATCAACCCGCTGGCGTTGACCGCGGAAAAACAAGTGATCGCGCTCGACGCCAAAATGAATTTTGACGATAACGCATTGTTTCGCCACGCTGACATTGTTGCATTGCGTGATCTGGATGAGGAAGATCCGGTCGAGATCGAGGCGTCTAAGCACGAATTATCGTATATCCCGCTCGATGGCAATATCGGTTGCCTGGTGAACGGTGCTGGCCTGGCGATGGCAACGATGGATATCATCAAACTATACGGCGGCAACCCGGCTAATTTTCTCGATGTCGGCGGCGGTGCGACGGCGGAAAAGGTCACCGAAGCGTTTAAGCTGATGCTGTGCAATCCAAAATTGCAGGCGATTCTGGTCAATATTTTCGGCGGCATCATGAAATGCGACGTGATTGCGCAAGGCGTGGTCGCCGCAGCACGCGAAGTGCAACTGACGGTGCCGCTGGTGGTGCGGCTGGAAGGCACCAACGTCGATCTGGGCAAGCAGATTCTCGCCGATTCCGGTTTGCCGATCATCTCGGCGACGGATATGGCCGATGCGGCGCAAAAAGCGGTCAACGCGGCGAAGTCGAAACCGTCTTCGTGCGGTTGTCAGAGTTAA
- the sucD gene encoding succinate--CoA ligase subunit alpha, which yields MSILINRNSRVMTQGITGKTGQFHTRMCRDYANGKACFVAGVNPRKPGEDFEGIPVYATVKEAKQQTGANVSVIYVPPPFAAAAIDEAVDAELDLVICITEGIPVRDMIRTRYKMQGKKTRLIGPNCPGIITPDELKIGIMPGYIHKKGRIGVVSRSGTLTYEAVAQLMALGLGQSTCIGIGGDPVNGLKHLDVLQLFNDDDETDAVLMVGEIGGSDEEDCARWVKENMRKPVAGFIAGVTAPPGKRMGHAGAIISGGKGTAQEKLDVMESCGIKVTRNPAEMGKLLKSVL from the coding sequence ATGTCTATTCTGATCAATCGCAACAGCCGTGTCATGACGCAGGGTATAACCGGAAAAACCGGGCAATTTCACACGCGCATGTGCCGCGACTATGCCAATGGCAAGGCATGTTTCGTCGCCGGTGTGAATCCACGCAAGCCGGGTGAGGATTTCGAAGGCATTCCAGTGTACGCCACCGTCAAGGAAGCCAAGCAACAAACTGGCGCCAACGTTTCCGTCATTTATGTACCGCCGCCGTTTGCCGCGGCAGCGATAGACGAAGCGGTGGATGCCGAGCTGGATTTGGTGATTTGTATCACCGAAGGCATTCCGGTACGCGATATGATTCGCACACGTTATAAAATGCAAGGTAAGAAAACCCGGCTGATCGGTCCGAATTGCCCCGGCATCATCACGCCGGATGAGCTCAAGATCGGCATCATGCCCGGCTACATCCACAAAAAAGGCCGCATCGGTGTGGTTTCGCGTTCCGGCACGTTGACCTACGAAGCCGTGGCGCAATTGATGGCGCTTGGGCTTGGACAGTCGACCTGCATCGGTATCGGCGGCGATCCGGTCAACGGTCTGAAACATCTCGATGTGTTGCAATTGTTCAACGACGACGACGAAACCGACGCGGTGTTGATGGTCGGCGAAATCGGCGGCAGCGACGAGGAGGATTGCGCGCGCTGGGTCAAGGAAAATATGCGCAAACCGGTGGCCGGGTTCATCGCCGGTGTCACGGCACCACCGGGTAAACGCATGGGGCATGCCGGTGCAATAATTTCCGGCGGCAAGGGAACGGCACAGGAAAAGCTCGATGTGATGGAGTCCTGCGGTATCAAAGTCACGCGCAATCCGGCTGAAATGGGTAAATTATTGAAATCGGTTTTGTAG
- the dacB gene encoding D-alanyl-D-alanine carboxypeptidase/D-alanyl-D-alanine-endopeptidase has protein sequence MSRLYFCFSLLLLQSILPVAAFSQGLPPTVKQKLQQLAIPETATGVYVQEIGKNQPIVAVNADAAMNPASVMKLLTTYAGLELLGPAYTWPTMLYANGKMADGVLQGDLIIKGYGDPKLDLENFWLLIHRLRQTGLHEIKGNLILDHSHYDIPADDPGEFDGQPYRTYNVLPEALLVNYRTSTIHLFPEPDRNSVRVVVDPLPESLRVENNLKLTQGKCGDWQNLLTIEVVPGKEEKNDFTVALNGSFSRQCGKQSYMLSLQDSAVYTRDLFKRLWAQQGGLFDGDVVLGRTPQNLPPLKIYQSPPLADIIRGINKYSNNIAARQLYLTLGTGDVVSNNSTATLAKSEVAIRQWLASKQLSFPELVVENGSGLSRREQISARHMGQLLLTAFNSPVMPEFISSLPIAAVDGTLKNRFTDTPVKGLAHMKTGALNNVRALAGYLLDKSGRRVIVVFFVNHEQAGQSRAVMDTLVQWVYNRQ, from the coding sequence ATGTCCCGCCTTTATTTCTGCTTTAGTCTGTTGCTTCTGCAAAGCATCCTGCCGGTTGCCGCTTTTTCGCAAGGATTGCCGCCAACTGTTAAGCAAAAACTGCAACAACTGGCTATTCCGGAGACAGCAACCGGTGTGTACGTGCAGGAGATTGGCAAGAATCAGCCGATTGTCGCGGTCAATGCGGATGCGGCGATGAATCCGGCGTCGGTTATGAAATTGCTGACGACGTATGCCGGACTGGAATTACTCGGTCCGGCGTATACCTGGCCGACCATGCTGTACGCCAATGGCAAGATGGCTGACGGTGTATTGCAGGGTGATCTGATCATCAAAGGGTACGGCGATCCCAAGCTGGATCTGGAGAATTTCTGGCTGCTGATTCATCGCCTGCGGCAAACCGGGTTGCACGAAATCAAGGGCAATCTGATACTCGATCACTCGCATTACGACATTCCCGCCGACGATCCGGGCGAGTTCGACGGACAACCCTATCGCACGTATAACGTGCTGCCGGAAGCGTTGCTGGTGAATTACCGCACCTCGACCATTCACCTGTTTCCGGAACCGGACAGAAATTCGGTGCGTGTGGTGGTCGATCCCTTACCGGAATCTTTGCGGGTGGAGAATAATTTAAAGCTTACCCAGGGTAAGTGCGGCGATTGGCAAAATCTGCTGACGATTGAGGTTGTTCCCGGCAAGGAAGAGAAAAATGATTTTACCGTGGCTTTGAACGGGAGTTTTTCCCGGCAGTGCGGCAAACAGTCGTATATGTTGAGTCTGCAAGACAGCGCTGTGTATACCCGCGACCTGTTTAAACGCTTATGGGCGCAGCAGGGCGGGCTATTTGACGGCGATGTGGTGCTGGGCCGGACGCCGCAGAATTTACCGCCGCTGAAAATTTATCAATCTCCGCCGCTGGCGGATATCATCCGCGGCATCAATAAATACAGTAACAATATCGCTGCGCGCCAGCTGTATTTGACACTGGGCACGGGCGATGTGGTCAGCAATAACTCTACCGCGACACTGGCCAAATCGGAGGTGGCAATCCGGCAATGGCTGGCATCCAAGCAACTGAGTTTTCCGGAATTGGTGGTGGAAAACGGTTCCGGCTTATCGCGCAGGGAACAGATCAGCGCGCGGCATATGGGGCAGTTGCTGTTGACTGCATTTAACAGCCCGGTGATGCCGGAGTTTATTTCTTCGCTGCCGATTGCGGCGGTTGACGGCACGCTGAAAAACCGTTTTACCGATACCCCGGTGAAAGGATTGGCGCATATGAAAACCGGCGCGCTCAACAATGTGCGTGCCTTGGCGGGTTATCTGCTGGATAAATCGGGGCGGCGCGTCATCGTGGTTTTTTTTGTCAATCACGAGCAAGCCGGACAGTCCCGCGCCGTCATGGATACGCTGGTGCAGTGGGTGTATAACCGGCAATAG
- a CDS encoding CBS domain-containing protein has translation MMNEYKSLNVKCLSGTVHISHPLPSIPVTFDSPALEVMTDLRTIHAAVIAPGVPMEIANTYMMQRGIRTLLVMNNDNTLAGIITATDILGEKPMRFIQERGVKHHEILVMDIMTPLDKLEAISLDEVVHARVGNIVASLRESGRLHALVIDDNTIGLPRICGIFSWTQIEKQLGMIISPNNVAKSFAEIESTLIAS, from the coding sequence ATGATGAATGAATATAAGTCTCTCAACGTGAAATGCCTATCCGGCACTGTACACATTTCCCATCCCCTGCCGTCCATTCCAGTCACGTTCGATTCTCCCGCGCTGGAAGTAATGACCGATTTACGCACCATTCATGCCGCAGTTATTGCACCTGGCGTACCGATGGAAATTGCCAATACTTACATGATGCAACGCGGTATCCGCACGCTGCTGGTCATGAACAATGACAATACGCTGGCCGGAATCATCACGGCTACCGATATTCTGGGCGAGAAGCCGATGCGCTTTATTCAGGAGCGTGGCGTGAAGCACCATGAAATTCTGGTGATGGACATCATGACACCACTGGATAAACTGGAAGCCATTTCGCTGGATGAGGTGGTGCATGCGCGGGTCGGTAATATTGTCGCCAGTTTGCGCGAAAGCGGCCGGTTGCATGCACTGGTGATCGACGATAACACCATCGGGCTGCCCAGGATTTGCGGTATTTTTTCCTGGACGCAAATAGAGAAACAATTGGGTATGATCATTTCCCCCAACAATGTTGCGAAGAGCTTTGCGGAAATCGAATCGACATTGATTGCCAGCTAG
- the trpE gene encoding anthranilate synthase component I, translating into MTEAEFDQLAQQGYNRIPVVLETFADLDTPLSIYLKLANQPYSYLLESVQGGERFGRFSIIGLPATTRIEARENSVTTISPDSSETVTVSNPLVFVESYLAQFKAAPCPAGKSRFCGGLAGYFSYDTVRYIEHKLQGHAKPDALNTPDMLLLLSEELAVVDNLSGKLYLIVYVNPENKNAYADGQNRLRTLLANLRQPITIPTEQAVASAAAVPEFPEADFKAAVERAKRYIYDGDIMQVVLSQRTSKPFGASPLALYRALRSLNPSPYMFFYHFDDFHVVGASPEILVRLESGNVTVRPIAGTRPRGKNPQEDAELAADLLADPKEIAEHVMLMDLGRNDIGRVAQTGTVKVTEKMQIENYSHVMHIVSNVEGKLKPELSAIDVLRATFPAGTVSGAPKVRAMEIIDELEVSKRGVYAGAVGYLGFNGDMDLAIAIRTAVIKDGTLHVQAGAGIVADSVPQNEWIETQNKAKAILRAAEIAENGLDSKI; encoded by the coding sequence ATGACCGAAGCCGAATTTGATCAGCTTGCGCAGCAAGGATACAACCGCATTCCGGTTGTACTGGAAACTTTTGCCGATCTCGATACACCGCTATCCATCTATCTGAAGCTGGCGAACCAGCCTTATTCTTATTTGCTGGAATCGGTGCAAGGCGGCGAGCGTTTCGGCCGGTTTTCGATCATCGGCTTACCGGCAACAACGCGTATTGAAGCACGTGAAAATTCGGTTACCACGATCAGTCCGGATTCGTCGGAAACAGTTACTGTCAGTAATCCCTTGGTTTTTGTCGAATCCTATCTGGCGCAATTCAAAGCGGCACCCTGCCCGGCCGGAAAATCGCGTTTCTGCGGCGGCCTGGCCGGTTACTTCTCGTACGATACCGTGCGTTACATCGAGCACAAATTGCAGGGTCACGCCAAACCGGATGCTCTCAATACGCCGGACATGCTGCTGCTGCTATCGGAAGAACTCGCGGTGGTGGACAATCTTTCCGGCAAGCTGTACCTGATCGTTTATGTGAATCCGGAAAATAAGAATGCTTATGCGGACGGGCAAAATCGTCTGAGAACACTGCTGGCCAATCTGCGTCAGCCGATTACGATTCCGACCGAACAAGCGGTTGCTTCCGCTGCTGCCGTTCCCGAATTTCCCGAAGCGGATTTCAAAGCCGCGGTGGAGCGGGCCAAACGCTACATTTACGACGGCGATATTATGCAAGTCGTGCTATCGCAGCGCACCAGCAAGCCTTTCGGCGCATCGCCGCTGGCGCTGTATCGCGCGTTGCGCAGCCTCAATCCATCGCCGTACATGTTCTTTTATCACTTCGATGATTTCCATGTCGTCGGCGCTTCACCCGAGATTCTGGTACGCCTTGAAAGCGGTAACGTAACCGTCCGGCCGATTGCAGGCACACGTCCACGCGGCAAAAATCCGCAGGAAGATGCTGAATTGGCAGCCGATCTGTTAGCCGATCCGAAAGAAATCGCCGAACACGTCATGCTGATGGATTTAGGCCGCAACGACATTGGCCGCGTCGCGCAAACCGGAACGGTTAAAGTGACGGAAAAAATGCAAATCGAAAACTACTCACACGTGATGCACATCGTGTCTAACGTGGAAGGTAAATTAAAACCTGAGCTCAGCGCCATCGACGTGCTGCGCGCGACCTTTCCGGCCGGCACCGTCAGCGGCGCGCCCAAAGTACGCGCGATGGAAATCATCGACGAGCTGGAAGTCTCCAAACGCGGCGTGTACGCGGGAGCGGTCGGCTATCTCGGTTTCAACGGCGATATGGACTTGGCTATCGCCATCCGCACCGCTGTCATCAAAGACGGCACACTGCATGTCCAGGCAGGCGCGGGAATCGTTGCCGATTCGGTGCCGCAAAACGAATGGATAGAAACGCAGAATAAAGCCAAAGCTATTCTTCGCGCGGCGGAAATTGCCGAGAATGGTTTGGATAGTAAAATCTGA
- a CDS encoding phosphoglycolate phosphatase, whose protein sequence is MNPSLSSNINTPARKIEFPLAVKVIMIDLDGTLLDTAEDLALSANLMLKDLNMPEQSTATIRSYIGKGIQKLVKRTLTGQLDGEPDAALFAKALPIYEQHYANNLSRNTRPYPGVVEGVEALQQAGFRLACITNKAEAFTLPLLRATGLFDKFEIILSGDSLPKKKPDPLPLTHICKHFNAQPHEALLIGDSLNDAIAARAAGCHVFCVTYGYNEGRNVYELDCDAIVESLVDASKLITKLP, encoded by the coding sequence ATGAACCCAAGTCTCTCTAGCAACATAAACACCCCGGCAAGGAAAATCGAGTTTCCGCTAGCGGTCAAAGTCATCATGATCGATCTCGATGGCACGCTGCTCGACACCGCCGAGGATCTCGCATTATCCGCGAATCTGATGTTGAAAGATCTGAATATGCCGGAGCAATCGACGGCAACGATCCGCTCGTATATCGGTAAAGGCATACAAAAGCTGGTCAAACGGACCTTGACCGGCCAGCTCGACGGCGAACCGGATGCCGCTTTGTTTGCCAAAGCGCTGCCGATTTATGAACAACACTACGCGAACAATCTGAGCCGGAACACACGCCCCTACCCGGGTGTGGTTGAAGGTGTGGAAGCACTACAGCAAGCCGGTTTCAGACTGGCTTGCATCACCAATAAAGCGGAAGCATTCACGCTGCCACTGCTGCGCGCCACCGGATTGTTCGACAAATTCGAAATCATTCTGTCCGGCGACAGCCTACCGAAGAAAAAACCGGATCCGCTGCCGCTGACGCATATCTGCAAGCACTTCAACGCACAACCGCACGAAGCGCTGCTGATCGGTGACTCGCTGAACGACGCTATCGCCGCTCGCGCGGCGGGCTGTCACGTGTTCTGTGTTACCTATGGTTATAACGAAGGGCGTAACGTGTACGAGCTCGATTGTGATGCCATCGTCGAGTCACTGGTGGATGCATCCAAATTGATTACCAAACTGCCCTGA
- the rpe gene encoding ribulose-phosphate 3-epimerase, which yields MYRIAPSILSANFAKLGQEITDVIDSGADIVHFDVMDNHYVPNLTIGPLVCEAIRPVTDAMIDVHLMVEPVDRIIPDFAKAGANIISFHPEASNHIDRTIGLIKEQGCKAGLVFNPATPLHYLDHVLDKLDLVLIMSVNPGFGGQKFIPEALNKLRAVRKRIDASGRDILLEIDGGVKVDNIAEIARAGADTFVAGSAIYQAGKDADPHRYDSILAAFRAELAKV from the coding sequence ATGTACCGCATCGCCCCCAGCATCCTTTCCGCCAATTTTGCCAAACTAGGTCAAGAGATCACCGATGTGATTGATTCAGGCGCGGATATCGTTCATTTTGACGTGATGGACAATCACTATGTACCGAATCTCACCATCGGCCCCTTGGTTTGCGAAGCCATTCGCCCGGTCACCGATGCCATGATCGATGTGCATTTGATGGTCGAACCCGTGGATAGAATTATTCCCGACTTCGCCAAAGCCGGCGCCAACATCATTTCGTTTCACCCGGAAGCGTCCAACCATATCGACCGCACCATTGGCTTGATCAAGGAACAAGGTTGCAAGGCGGGATTGGTATTTAACCCGGCCACACCGCTGCATTATCTGGATCATGTGCTCGACAAACTGGATTTGGTTCTGATTATGTCGGTCAACCCCGGTTTTGGCGGACAGAAATTCATTCCCGAAGCGCTGAACAAACTGCGCGCCGTTAGAAAGCGCATCGATGCGAGTGGCAGAGACATTCTGCTGGAAATCGACGGTGGCGTGAAAGTTGACAACATTGCCGAAATCGCTCGCGCCGGTGCCGATACTTTTGTCGCCGGATCCGCTATTTATCAAGCTGGCAAGGACGCCGATCCGCATCGCTACGATTCCATCCTGGCTGCATTCCGCGCTGAATTGGCAAAAGTTTAA
- the apaG gene encoding Co2+/Mg2+ efflux protein ApaG, translated as MTEEKKYEIDVTVRTLYLPDQSDEEADRHVFAYTITIANNGTVASQLISRHWIIDNGDGTTQEVRGLGVVGEQPLLKPGDSFEYTSGTVISTSVGSMKGSYQMAAEDGYHFDVAIPEFILSAPRILH; from the coding sequence ATGACCGAAGAGAAGAAGTACGAAATCGATGTTACGGTACGCACGTTGTATCTGCCCGATCAATCGGATGAAGAAGCGGATAGGCATGTGTTCGCCTATACCATTACCATAGCCAATAACGGTACGGTGGCTTCCCAGCTGATCAGCCGGCACTGGATCATCGATAATGGCGATGGCACTACGCAGGAAGTGCGCGGGTTGGGCGTTGTGGGCGAGCAACCCTTGCTGAAGCCGGGCGATAGCTTTGAGTACACCAGCGGAACAGTCATTTCGACATCGGTCGGATCGATGAAAGGAAGCTACCAGATGGCGGCGGAAGACGGCTATCACTTTGACGTTGCGATACCGGAATTCATTCTGAGCGCGCCGAGAATATTGCATTAG